The following are encoded in a window of Bacillus sp. SORGH_AS_0510 genomic DNA:
- a CDS encoding HXXEE domain-containing protein: MKEWFAFDIQTLIWLFLVMFILHDFEEIIMAERWVQQHSQRIKEKFPPKLANRILNQFSMSTAQFAVAVLVVFLLVASSTLLASQYVTTGTFGNIHIFLVIMLVFFLHAFTHIAQSTFFQSVTPGVITSVIIVLPYSTLMIGSLLQQGWITWHTIFLCLPFVLVAVPVVLLAHWIGKKFI; the protein is encoded by the coding sequence ATGAAAGAATGGTTCGCGTTCGATATTCAAACACTTATTTGGTTGTTTCTGGTCATGTTCATTCTGCATGATTTTGAGGAAATTATTATGGCTGAGCGCTGGGTCCAACAGCATTCTCAGCGGATAAAAGAGAAGTTTCCACCCAAGCTCGCGAATAGAATTCTGAACCAGTTTTCTATGTCTACCGCCCAATTTGCGGTAGCGGTATTGGTTGTCTTTCTTTTGGTGGCTAGTTCCACGCTCCTGGCTAGCCAGTACGTGACGACAGGGACCTTTGGAAATATTCATATTTTCCTCGTCATAATGTTAGTGTTTTTTCTACATGCATTTACACATATTGCTCAATCCACCTTTTTTCAATCGGTTACACCTGGGGTCATCACATCAGTCATAATCGTTCTACCGTACAGCACTTTGATGATTGGCTCGTTGCTACAACAGGGTTGGATAACCTGGCACACTATTTTCCTATGCTTGCCTTTTGTCCTTGTAGCTGTTCCGGTTGTCTTGCTGGCTCATTGGATTGGCAAAAAATTTATTTAA
- a CDS encoding DUF3784 domain-containing protein, which translates to MDYGLLLIGIALLLVSYLVAVKKQTWLLAGFNEKMIKNKSLLGTVTGGVFFLPLGLLAIINSIIDYPHEIKILIIAMFVLLTIVYVFINRKLLD; encoded by the coding sequence ATGGATTATGGACTATTGCTTATCGGCATTGCCCTTTTACTAGTGTCATACCTGGTAGCTGTAAAAAAACAAACCTGGTTGTTAGCTGGATTTAATGAAAAGATGATTAAAAATAAGTCTTTATTAGGTACAGTAACAGGTGGAGTCTTCTTTCTTCCCTTAGGATTATTAGCAATAATAAATAGTATCATTGATTATCCACATGAAATAAAGATTCTTATTATTGCGATGTTCGTTTTATTAACCATCGTGTATGTATTCATCAATAGAAAGTTACTCGATTAG
- a CDS encoding LysR family transcriptional regulator, protein MDEQDWIILKVLFEKKNITKTAESLYISQPSLTKKIQQIETEYQVEIVKRGTKGVHFTPVGEYLAQCAVEMLSRLQQIKDTVSNMSEEVSGTLRLGVSNYITRHKLPPLLKLFLEQFPKVNYKVTTGWSRDAFQLVYNGDVHIGMVRGDYQWADSKILLFEENLCVASLEKMELRDLPSLPRIDYETDALLKTMIDHWWSGEFAKPPFIGMEVDKADTCTEMVLNGLGYGILPSVLLQEHPHLHRIILKDKNGDPIVRRTWMFYHEKSLETKLIREFVEFVKKLDFTSTI, encoded by the coding sequence TTGGATGAACAGGATTGGATCATCTTAAAGGTACTCTTCGAAAAAAAGAATATCACGAAAACAGCGGAGAGTCTGTATATCTCCCAACCATCCTTAACGAAAAAAATTCAGCAAATTGAGACGGAGTACCAAGTTGAAATTGTTAAGCGGGGAACGAAAGGGGTCCATTTTACGCCCGTGGGAGAATATTTAGCTCAATGTGCGGTTGAAATGCTGAGTCGCCTTCAACAGATTAAAGATACCGTTTCTAATATGAGTGAAGAGGTTAGCGGGACCTTACGATTAGGCGTTTCTAATTACATAACCAGGCACAAGCTGCCACCCCTTTTAAAGCTTTTTCTTGAACAGTTCCCGAAAGTGAATTATAAAGTGACCACGGGATGGAGTAGGGATGCGTTTCAACTTGTCTATAATGGCGATGTTCATATTGGAATGGTCCGCGGAGACTATCAATGGGCCGATTCGAAAATCCTTCTTTTTGAAGAAAACCTCTGTGTCGCATCGTTAGAAAAAATGGAGCTACGTGATTTGCCTTCACTACCAAGAATTGACTATGAAACAGATGCCTTATTAAAAACCATGATTGATCATTGGTGGAGTGGAGAATTTGCAAAGCCGCCTTTTATAGGGATGGAAGTGGATAAAGCCGATACATGCACAGAAATGGTCTTGAACGGTTTGGGATACGGAATTCTTCCTAGTGTTCTCTTACAAGAGCATCCACATCTTCATCGCATCATACTAAAAGATAAGAATGGGGATCCTATTGTAAGGAGAACATGGATGTTTTATCATGAAAAATCGCTTGAAACCAAATTGATTAGAGAGTTTGTAGAGTTTGTGAAAAAACTGGATTTTACCTCTACTATTTAA
- a CDS encoding AEC family transporter, with amino-acid sequence MSVLFQITLNVILPIFALIGVGAFLHRKFHFDMKTLSKLNTFLFMPAVCFTNVYQSKIKGDTLLQILSFLVIQSLCLMIVSAGLSKIAKFESSLSATFKNSVVLFNSGNFGLPVSQFVFQNNPLGLSIQIVVLIFQNLITYTYGLFNSVSVDKAKLQALREFFRNPVIYAFLLGVLFHVISVRVPDYIWTPVKNTSNAFLAVALVTLGAQCAFLKLSRFSRPLVLSLIGRLILSPFIALLIIFALKLDGTIAQSLFIASSFPTSRNSSLFALEYGNHPEYAAQAVLVSTVFSIMTVTTVIFSAQLMFA; translated from the coding sequence ATGAGCGTACTATTTCAAATTACGTTGAACGTTATTTTACCTATATTTGCTCTTATCGGAGTGGGAGCCTTTCTTCATAGAAAATTTCATTTTGACATGAAAACCTTATCTAAATTAAATACCTTTTTATTCATGCCTGCAGTGTGTTTTACCAATGTCTATCAGAGTAAGATCAAAGGAGATACGCTCCTGCAAATTCTTAGTTTCCTTGTCATACAAAGCCTTTGTTTAATGATTGTAAGTGCCGGATTATCGAAAATCGCCAAATTTGAAAGCAGCCTTTCCGCTACCTTTAAAAACAGTGTAGTCCTATTTAATTCAGGAAATTTTGGATTACCTGTCAGTCAATTTGTTTTTCAGAACAATCCTCTTGGTCTATCCATCCAAATTGTCGTCCTGATTTTTCAAAACCTCATTACGTATACCTATGGATTATTTAATTCTGTTTCTGTTGATAAAGCAAAATTACAAGCGCTAAGAGAGTTTTTTAGAAATCCTGTTATCTATGCTTTTTTGTTAGGGGTGCTTTTCCATGTCATTTCTGTCAGAGTTCCAGACTACATCTGGACCCCTGTTAAAAATACTTCCAATGCATTTTTGGCGGTCGCACTCGTTACATTAGGTGCCCAATGTGCATTCTTAAAATTAAGTAGGTTTTCGCGGCCTCTCGTTCTAAGCCTGATTGGACGGCTTATTCTTTCACCCTTTATTGCGCTCCTCATCATATTCGCATTAAAGCTCGACGGGACGATTGCCCAATCATTGTTCATTGCGAGCTCCTTTCCCACCTCAAGAAACAGTTCCCTGTTTGCATTGGAATATGGAAACCATCCAGAATATGCCGCACAAGCCGTGTTGGTATCAACTGTATTCAGCATTATGACCGTAACAACAGTAATTTTCTCAGCTCAGTTGATGTTTGCTTAA